A region from the Populus trichocarpa isolate Nisqually-1 chromosome 18, P.trichocarpa_v4.1, whole genome shotgun sequence genome encodes:
- the LOC18111051 gene encoding protein PHOX1 gives MAKENGKNKKQVGRQSSENDMKQPKVGNNSPKALDKDTAVFISMSQELKEEGNKLFQKRDHEGAMLKYEKAIKLLPRNHIDVSYLRSNMAACYMQMGLSEYPRAIHECNLSLEVTPKYSKALLKRARCYEALNRLELAMRDVSTVLKMEPNNFMASEISERVKKTIEQKGLRVNDTVIELPPEYVEPPVASSKLAKQKTKKKKGKKVEEKKTAGETEQKMVGDEVEGQNAGKEIEYSRVDSQLEGKKAEDKVVVEEKLRKTEEPKKSVKLVFGEDIRWAQLPINCNLLQLREVIADRFPGSEEILIKYRDHEGDLVTITSDEELRWVEASAETQVSIKLYLVEANPKKDPSFDRLKLEEVQKLDIKQKLATENGNMENGKLSENRSYCFDEWIVEFAKLFKNHVGFDSDSYLGLHELGMKVYSDAMEETVTSEEAQDLFNTAASKFQEMAALALFNWGNIHMSRARKRLGFTEEASRESILKEIRKSYDWAQKEYIKAGKRYEEALRIKPDFYEGLLAQAQQQFERAKLSWYYAIGNNVDLETWPSEEVVQLYNMAEDNMEKGMVMWEEFEAQHLNISNVAKVKAQSQKTGSDKLFKDVFSEDATEQARNMRSQINLLWGTVLYERSIMEFKLGLPVWQECLEVAIEKFHLAGASPTDIAVMIKNHVSNDNALEGLGFRIDEIVQAWKEMHEAKRWRNGVPTFRLEPLLRRRVSDIYHALEIL, from the exons ATGGCGAAGGAGAACGGAAAGAATAAGAAACAGGTAGGAAGACAATCAAGTGAGAATGATATGAAGCAACCTAAGGTTGGGAATAATAGCCCTAAGGCGCTGGATAAGGACACTGCAGTCTTCATTTCCATGTCACAAGAATTGAAGGAGGAAGGGAACAAGTTGTTTCAGAAGAGAGACCATGAAGGAGCCATGTTGAAGTACGAAAAGGCCATCAAGTTGCTTCCGAGGAATCATATAGATGTATCCTATCTTCGGAGTAATATGGCCGCATGTTATATGCAGATGGGTCTGAGTGAATATCCCAGGGCAATTCATGAGTGTAATTTGTCGTTAGAGGTCACACCAAAGTATAGTAAGGCACTGTTGAAGAGAGCAAGGTGTTATGAGGCTTTGAATAGGCTGGAGTTGGCTATGAGAGATGTCAGTACGGTTTTGAAAATGGAGCCAAATAATTTCATGGCATCAGAGATTTCAGAAAGGGTGAAAAAGACAATTGAGCAGAAGGGGCTAAGGGTGAACGATACAGTAATTGAACTGCCTCCAGAATATGTTGAACCCCCTGTTGCCTCATCTAAACTAGCGAAACAgaagacaaagaagaagaagggcaAAAAAGTAGAGGAAAAAAAGACTGCAGGTGAAACTGAGCAAAAGATGGTTGGGGATGAAGTTGAGGGACAGAATGCTGGGAAAGAAATTGAATACAGTAGAGTTGATAGCCAACTCGAGGGGAAGAAAGCCGAGGAtaaggtggtggtggaggaaaAACTGAGGAAAACGGAAGAACCTAAGAAGTCTGTAAAATTGGTTTTTGGGGAGGACATAAGATGGGCTCAGTTGCCTATTAATTGCAACCTCCTGCAACTTAGGGAAGTTATTGCTGATCGGTTTCCAGGCTCAGAAGAGATTCTTATCAAATACAGGGACCATGAAGGTGATTTGGTTACAATAACCTCTGATGAAGAATTAAGGTGGGTAGAAGCATCAGCAGAAACCCAGGTTTCTATCAAGCTGTATCTGGTCGAAGCCAATCCTAAGAAAGACCCATCCTTTGATAGACTTAAGCTGGAGGAGGTGCAAAAACTGGATATCAAACAAAAGCTTGCCACTGAGAATGGGAACATGGAAAATGGCAAGCTGTCTGAAAACAGATCATATTGCTTTGATGAATGGATAGTAGAGTTTGCTAAGCTGTTCAAGAACCATGTCGGGTTCGATTCTGATTCTTATTTGGGTCTTCATGAACTCGGTATGAAGGTGTATTCAGATGCTATGGAGGAAACAGTTACTAGTGAAGAAGCGCAAGACCTTTTCAACACAGCAGCAAGCAAGTTTCAAGAGATGGCAGCTTTGGCACTGTTCAACTGGGGAAACATTCATATGTCCAGGGCAAGGAAGAGGCTCGGCTTCACTGAAGAAGCTTCAAGAGAATCAATACTTAAAGAGATTAGAAAGTCATATGACTGGGCgcaaaaagaatatataaaagcAGGGAAGAGATATGAAGAAGCACTAAGAATCAAACCAGACTTCTATGAAGGTCTTCTAGCTCAAGCGCAGCAGCAGTTTGAACGGGCAAAACTTTCCTGGTATTATGCAATTGGAAACAATGTTGACTTGGAAACATGGCCTTCTGAAGAGGTTGTCCAACTTTATAACATGGCTGAGGACAACATGGAAAAGGGCATGGTAATGTGGGAAGAATTTGAGGCTCAACACCTGAACATTTCCAACGTAGCGAAGGTTAAAGCCCAGTCTCAGAAAACTGGGTCAGACAAGCTATTTAAAGATGTGTTCTCAGAAGATGCTACTGAGCAGGCTAGGAACATGAGGTCCCAGATTAACCTCCTTTGGGGCACCGTACTATATGAGCGGTCAATTATGGAATTCAAATTAGGCCTACCAGTCTGGCAAGAATGCTTGGAAGTCGCAATCGAGAAGTTTCATCTTGCTGGAGCTTCCCCCACAGATATAGCTGTTATGATAAAGAATCATGTTTCAAACGATAATGCACTGGAAG GTTTAGGATTTAGAATTGACGAGATAGTACAGGCATGGAAGGAGATGCATGAAGCTAAGAGGTGGCGGAATGGGGTTCCCACATTCCGGCTAGAACCATTACTTCGACGTCGTGTTTCCGATATTTATCATGCCTTGGAGATTTTATGA